In a single window of the Zea mays cultivar B73 chromosome 5, Zm-B73-REFERENCE-NAM-5.0, whole genome shotgun sequence genome:
- the LOC103627512 gene encoding homeobox protein engrailed-1 encodes MPEKPPPLRRRPTAAGSWVRSLHCKSMAADDVAARVAAAPKKLLPRAGCGGSSGDTLNHVVVSSKPSRPKPKPKPKPSPEPKTTNKPKPVPVPPSPPPGPLGPVPALTELPAGHSSRQVVEIIFLSSWSSPPPGAPTSSSSTFPGAVVEMLFRVHNPARAVARFEDYRAAVRARAGGASRSAADGNEMMRFTPAPPYGSSAAAAAAAGEDGPRVRTFDGSGGAHASARGPATGRRAMFLCRVIAGRVAEGAGAHAAAAAGKEHFDSVRVGRGGELVVFDRRAVLPCFLIIYKL; translated from the coding sequence ATGCCCGAGAAGCCTCCACCGCTCCGCCGTCGCCCGACGGCGGCGGGGAGCTGGGTCCGGTCGCTCCACTGCAAGTCCATGGCGGCCGACGACGTGGCCGCCAGAGTAGCGGCGGCGCCCAAGAAGCTCCTCCCGCGCGCTGGCTGCGGTGGGAGCTCCGGCGACACCCTCAACCACGTCGTCGTCTCGTCCAAGCCCAGCAGGCCCAAGCCCAAGCCCAAGCCTAAGCCAAGCCCCGAACCGAAGACGACCAACAAGCCCAAGCCGGTGCCTgtgccgccgtcgccgcctccGGGCCCTCTCGGCCCGGTCCCTGCGCTCACAGAGCTCCCTGCCGGGCActcgtcgcggcaggtggtggagATCATCTTCCTGTCCTCGTGGTCCTCTCCGCCACCGGGAGCgcccaccagcagcagcagcacgttCCCGGGCGCGGTGGTGGAGATGCTGTTCCGCGTGCACAACCCGGCGCGCGCCGTGGCGCGCTTCGAGGACTACCGCGCCGCGGTGCGCGCCCGGGCCGGCGGCGCCTCGCGCAGCGCGGCCGACGGCAACGAGATGATGCGCTTCACCCCGGCGCCGCCGTACGGCTCCTCGGCCGCTGCCGCGGCGGCGGCCGGCGAGGACGGCCCGCGCGTCCGGACGTTcgacggcagcggcggcgcgcACGCCAGCGCGCGCGGGCCCGCGACCGGCCGCCGCGCCATGTTCCTGTGCAGGGTCATCGCCGGCCGCGTGGCGGAGGGGGCCGGCGCCCACGCCGCCGCAGCGGCCGGAAAGGAGCACTTCGACTCCGTACGGGTTGGCAGGGGCGGCGAGCTGGTGGTGTTCGACCGCCGCGCCGTGCTCCCCTGCTTCCTCATCATCTACAAGCTGTAA